The Flavobacterium sp. HJ-32-4 genome contains a region encoding:
- a CDS encoding phytanoyl-CoA dioxygenase family protein, translating into MDLLHEPYVLSDEQIAFYRENRYIKLKQVFDPETLAHFNRVISEQVDRMHTDEVPLDERDTYGKAFLQLFNLWRENDEVRALVFSKRLAGLAAALMETEGARLYHDQALFKEGGGGITPWHADQYYWPLTTDKTVTAWIPLQATPLEMGPLEFSAGSHVIVDGRELAIGDESEQAIQQRLRVTDFRHVIEPFDAGEVSFHSGWVFHRAGANQTDEMRKVMTVIYMDRDMILKQPENRNQENDWHKWCPGARVGEVIDTPLNPILYP; encoded by the coding sequence ATGGACCTCCTGCACGAACCGTATGTATTGTCAGACGAACAAATCGCCTTTTACCGCGAGAACCGGTATATCAAATTAAAACAGGTGTTCGACCCCGAAACGCTGGCGCATTTCAACCGCGTCATCTCGGAGCAGGTCGACCGCATGCACACCGATGAGGTACCGCTTGACGAACGCGACACCTATGGTAAAGCCTTCCTGCAATTGTTCAACCTCTGGCGCGAAAACGACGAGGTGCGTGCACTGGTCTTCAGCAAGCGACTTGCGGGCCTTGCGGCAGCGCTTATGGAAACAGAAGGGGCGCGGTTGTATCACGACCAGGCGCTTTTTAAAGAAGGTGGAGGTGGCATCACGCCCTGGCATGCCGACCAATATTATTGGCCGTTGACCACCGACAAAACTGTTACGGCCTGGATCCCGTTGCAGGCCACGCCGCTTGAAATGGGACCACTGGAATTCAGCGCAGGCAGCCACGTCATCGTCGACGGACGCGAACTGGCCATAGGCGATGAAAGTGAGCAGGCGATCCAGCAACGGCTTCGGGTGACCGATTTCCGGCATGTCATCGAGCCGTTTGATGCGGGGGAAGTCAGTTTCCATTCCGGTTGGGTGTTTCACCGCGCCGGTGCCAACCAAACCGACGAGATGCGAAAAGTAATGACCGTTATTTACATGGACCGCGATATGATCCTGAAACAGCCCGAGAACCGCAACCAGGAGAACGACTGGCACAAATGGTGTCCGGGTGCCCGCGTGGGTGAGGTCATCGATACACCTTTAAATCCTATCTTGTATCCATGA